One window of Uloborus diversus isolate 005 chromosome 3, Udiv.v.3.1, whole genome shotgun sequence genomic DNA carries:
- the LOC129219034 gene encoding uncharacterized protein LOC129219034 — protein MAKITALNRQKGALKTQVTKLGLFFEDKEWTFSKIELDIKLTALKIIQESASELRSQYYQLIEKDEDLPPIEKDLDELESKTEELEVRIYTFLSTHEENNSTNESKNNALVRLPELSISKFAGKIEEWNNFKMQFNSIINSNNQLSYVHKLQYLQSCLVGEAKHLMSAEDTYDSLFKALEKRYENERIIVETHVNSILKYSKIQQHSIKELRHLIDTINKNIRALKVLKYERNHLSDILLINTILEKLDIESRKQFELNASSKEVPKLEELLSFLEKRCQVLDNVSRNVYHKTSKNVSEQKFNSKSLMINSDKNSCILCSSPDHAIFKCKQFLQLNVQERWNTVKRHNLCTNCLSYQHQLNSCKSKHVCFTCGKRHNSLLHKVRETTKPTPPLQSLDTIEKLQFPDNAPDNGSPAVQDVRTFAGYTPSAERNVILSTALVSVLDASGNPVIGRALLDCGSQSSFITAAFADLLNLRKERFHASVSGINAYVISTKNMTLPPGVILADPGFGTPHKIYLLIGAELFWEIIKTGQFRTPSPDLRFQETVFGYIATGTSTSASEFKFCGFVKGLDSLEQSIRKFWNIENVEDDKRIISEEAKFCEEYFTSTYNQDNDGRFIVSMPLKEEPSCLGDSRANAERRLESLWKQLKNKPTMMQLYQNFMQEYEDLKHMEVISDEDIKEKSYYLPHHGVYKPENQTTPLRVVFNASAATTSGKSLNDILLKGDVREDIFDIMVRFRKHKYAFIADIKKMYRQIGIHPSQQNLQRILWKKTAEDPVLTFKLKTVTYGTSSAPI, from the exons ATGGCGAAAATAACTGCCTTAAACCGCCAAAAGGGCGCACTAAAAACGCAAGTAACTAAATTAGGACTATTCTTCGAGGACAAAgaatggacattttcaaaaattgaactgGATATTAAACTTACAGCCTTGAAAATAATTCAAGAAAGTGCTTCAGAATTGCGTTCTCAGTATTATCAGCTAATTGAAAAAGATGAAGATTTGCCTCCAATTGAAAAGGATCTCGATGAATTAGAATCGAAAACTGAAGAATTGGAGGTAAGAATTTATACATTTCTTTCAACGcatgaagaaaataattctacCAATGAAAGTAAAAACAATGCATTAGTTAGATTACCAGAACTTTCGATTTCAAAGTTCGCAGGTAAAATTGAAGAATGgaacaattttaaaatgcaattcaatagTATAATTAATAGTAACAACCAATTATCATATGTAcacaaacttcaatatttacaATCTTGCTTAGTCGGTGAAGCAAAACATTTAATGTCAGCAGAAGACACTTACGACTCATTATTTAAAGCTTTAGAAAAAAGATATGAAAACGAAAGAATAATTGTAGAAACACACGTAAATTCTATTCTTAAGTATTCTAAAATTCAGCAACACTCTATTAAAGAACTTAGACATCTAATTGAcactattaataaaaatattcgtgCCCTTAAAGTCCTCAAATATGAGAGAAATCatttaagtgatattttattaataaataccaTCTTAGAAAAACTAGACATAGAATCTCGCAAGCAATTTGAGCTAAACGCAAGCTCCAAAGAAGTTCCGAAATTGGAAGAGCTTctatcatttttagaaaaaaggtgTCAAGTTTTGGACAATGTATCGAGGAATGTTTATCATAAAACCTCAAAAAATGTGtcagaacaaaaatttaactcaaaatcgTTAATGATAAATAGTGATAAAAATTCGTGCATTTTATGTTCATCTCCCGATCATGCAATATTTAAATGTAAGCAGTTTTTACAGCTTAATGTTCAAGAAAGATGGAACACAGTAAAGAGACATAATTTATGTACTAACTGTCTAAGCTATCAGCATCAACTTAATTCATGTAAATCCAAACATGTCTGTTTTACTTGTGGGAAAAGGCATAACAGCTTATTGCACAAAGTCAGAGAGACTACGAAACCCACACCCCCTCTCCAGTCTTTGGATACAATTGAAAAATTGCAGTTCCCAGACAATGCCCCTGACAATGGTTCTCCCGCTGTCCAAGACGTTAGGACTTTCGCTGGCTACACTCCCTCAGCAGAGCGAAATGTGATTTTGTCAACTGCACTTGTTTCAGTTTTAGATGCTTCTGGAAATCCAGTTATTGGACGTGCTCTCTTAGATTGTGGTTCCCAAAGCAGCTTCATTACAGCTGCATTCGCTGATTTATTGAATTTAAGGAAAGAAAGGTTTCACGCGTCCGTTTCGGGCATCAATG CCTATGtcataagtacaaaaaatatgaCATTGCCTCCAGGTGTAATCCTAGCAGACCCGGGTTTTGGCACTccacataaaatttatttattaattggcGCAGAGTTGTTTTGGGAAATCATAAAAACTGGACAATTTCGAACCCCTTCACCGGATTTAAGATTTCAAGAGACAGTTTTTGGCTATATAGCTACTGGAACAAGCACAAGCGCATccgaatttaaattttgtggTTTTGTTAAAGGTTTGGACTCTCTTGAACAAAGTATTCGGAAATTTTGGAACATTGAAAACGTGGAAGACGATAAACGCATCATCAGCGAAGAAGCGAAATTTTGCGAAGAATATTTTACGTCAACGTATAATCAAGATAATGACGGTAGATTCATCGTTTCTATGCCTCTTAAAGAAGAACCTTCCTGCTTAGGAGATTCCAGAGCAAATGCAGAACGAAGACTTGAAAGCCTTTGGAAGCAATTGAAAAACAAACCAACAATGATGCAATTATATCAAAACTTCATGCAAGAATACGAAGATCTAAAACACATGGAAGTTATCTCAGAtgaagatatcaaagaaaaatctTATTATCTGCCGCATCACGGAGTATATAAACCAGAAAATCAGACAACTCCATTACGTGTCGTCTTCAACGCATCGGCCGCAACAACTTCTGGAAAATCCCTTAACGATATTTTATTGAAAGGTGACGTCCGAGAAGATATTTTTGACATAATGGTCAGATTTCGCAAACATAAATACGCATTCATAGCCGATATTAAGAAGATGTACAGGCAAATTGGAATTCATCCATCTcagcaaaatctccaaagaattTTGTGGAAAAAGACGGCAGAAGACCCTGTTCTCACATTTAAGTTAAAGACTGTGACATACGGAACATCAAGTGCCCCTATTTAG